The following are encoded together in the Silurus meridionalis isolate SWU-2019-XX chromosome 2, ASM1480568v1, whole genome shotgun sequence genome:
- the LOC124403023 gene encoding uncharacterized protein LOC124403023 isoform X4 — protein sequence MTNSGKVLHLYVEVRPVPDEERAKLKDIKGAQTLMVHKPDIFPESQHGALNTPCSLVPPPVDERNVGSNSQGIFTSKSPFDLHINPGGEGQAPLQTGVSLSHDEMYQLLSALQPELKRGTGNLKQTRSTENEPFCGRESRIYGHFTAPPTPSGARKTYGELDKGKLSIATFSYIKKANIRLCD from the exons ATGACAAACTCAGGGAAAGTTCTCCATTTGTATGTTGAGGTGAGACCTGTACCTGATGAAGAGAGGGCAAAGTTGAAAGATATAAAAGGAGCACAGACCCTCATGGTACATAAACCAGACATCTTCCCTGAGTCTCAGCATGGAGCCCTTAATACTCCATGTAGCTTAGTACCTCCACCTGTGGATGAACGCAATGTGGGTAGCAACTCACAGGGCATTTTCACCAGTAAATCTCCATTCGACTTACACATTAATCCAGGTGGAGAAGGGCAGGCACCACTTCAAACTGGAGTAAGTTTGTCCCATGATGAGATGTATCAGTTACTCTCTGCCCTTCAACCAGAGCTTAAAAGAGGTACAGGTAATCTGAAACAAACTCGATCCACTGAGAATGAGCCGTTCTGTGGAAGGGAGTCAAGAATTTATGGACATTTTACTGCCCCTCCTACACCCAGTGGTGCTCGAAAGACCTATGGAGAATTGGACAAAGGAAAACTGTCAATTGCAACATTTAGTTATATTAAGAAAGCTAATATCAG GCTCTGTGATTAA
- the LOC124403023 gene encoding uncharacterized protein LOC124403023 isoform X3, translating into MRIARNSTHHALKEFGSPQLRPQLVTANYPDRCYGTLHRLQPRCHSWSGSPVVTRVARTLPAYTHPVDLYQHKSPHGIPRSPAAHKLSSDAGQHHFISCSANAQFQAIPNPQEWKSDETLKQEYKHSSVLPSSRPTAIQHQIPYKNIIQSPHKQTGSQKTSPQQNNKINFSLTSLSNGPAPRGNKVSVETNILSASSASELTPNFVEEATNLIIHLEDRKPSLNTVKSESARSGQLNTEEFSTRTYPESNIVPQDEHWANKTQQKSVKTQRSSGWGSPHLSFSGGRALAFCSNLHQVGVMSTSSIQEPCQQGRIIQGMNSPVSYQHSLPQYTGENSIQRQEDRHCDAGNGCGLGDSPDAVRPCTQFNSNIPVKTTLREPHFSRVKENTTKENTSEVGVSFGMPLGILSKEEKMT; encoded by the coding sequence ATGAGAATTGCAAGAAACAGCACCCATCATGCTTTGAAAGAGTTTGGTTCCCCACAGCTCAGACCCCAATTAGTTACTGCCAACTATCCTGACAGATGTTATGGAACTCTTCATAGACTACAGCCCCGCTGCCACTCATGGTCTGGATCTCCTGTGGTTACGCGTGTTGCCAGAACTCTGCCTGCTTATACACATCCAGTTGATCTTTATCAACACAAGTCTCCACATGGTATTCCAAGGAGCCCAGCAGCTCACAAATTATCTAGTGATGCTGGACAGCACCACTTTATATCATGCTCTGCTAATGCTCAATTTCAAGCAATTCCAAATCCACAAGAATGGAAGAGTGATGAGACTTTGAAGCAAGAGTATAAGCATAGTTCAGTTTTGCCATCCAGCAGGCCCACAGCTATTCAGCATCAAATTCcctataaaaacattattcaaTCACCTCATAAGCAGACAGGAAGTCAAAAAACAAGTCCACAGCAAAACAACAAGATTAATTTTAGCCTAACTTCATTGTCAAATGGGCCAGCTCCTAGAGGCAACAAAGTGAGTGTTGAGACAAATATCTTGTCTGCATCAAGTGCAAGTGAATTGACCCCTAACTTTGTGGAAGAAGCCACAAATCTTATTATACATTTGGAAGACCGGAAACCatctttaaatactgtaaaatcgGAGAGTGCAAGGTCAGGACAACTCAATACAGAAGAGTTTTCCACAAGGACTTACCCAGAAAGCAATATTGTTCCTCAGGATGAACACTGGGccaacaaaacacaacagaaatCTGTTAAGACACAACGTTCTTCAGGTTGGGGGTCCCCACATTTGTCTTTCAGTGGGGGCAGAGCGCTTGCGTTTTGTTCTAATTTGCACCAAGTGGGTGTAATGTCTACATCTTCAATCCAAGAGCCATGTCAGCAGGGAAGAATAATTCAAGGGATGAACAGTCCTGTTTCATATCAACACTCACTGCCCCAATATACAGGGGAGAACAGTATACAGAGACAAGAAGACAGGCACTGTGATGCAGGGAATGGCTGTGGTCTTGGAGACAGTCCAGATGCAGTAAGACCTTGCACACAATTTAATAGTAATATACCAGTAAAAACAACCTTGAGAGAACCACATTTTTCAAGAGTCAAAGAGAACACCACTAAGGAGAACACATCTGAAGTTGGAGTGTCATTTGGAATGCCCTTAGGTATTTTGagcaaagaggaaaaaatgacTTAA
- the LOC124403023 gene encoding uncharacterized protein LOC124403023 isoform X1, whose protein sequence is MTNSGKVLHLYVEVRPVPDEERAKLKDIKGAQTLMVHKPDIFPESQHGALNTPCSLVPPPVDERNVGSNSQGIFTSKSPFDLHINPGGEGQAPLQTGVSLSHDEMYQLLSALQPELKRGTGNLKQTRSTENEPFCGRESRIYGHFTAPPTPSGARKTYGELDKGKLSIATFSYIKKANIRYVGGHPSIFCQNKPENPFRKSFNDQTISFHCHENFSNSLGLNGQESFCNSNSNNILTGSVIKPKDNISLQRMRIARNSTHHALKEFGSPQLRPQLVTANYPDRCYGTLHRLQPRCHSWSGSPVVTRVARTLPAYTHPVDLYQHKSPHGIPRSPAAHKLSSDAGQHHFISCSANAQFQAIPNPQEWKSDETLKQEYKHSSVLPSSRPTAIQHQIPYKNIIQSPHKQTGSQKTSPQQNNKINFSLTSLSNGPAPRGNKVSVETNILSASSASELTPNFVEEATNLIIHLEDRKPSLNTVKSESARSGQLNTEEFSTRTYPESNIVPQDEHWANKTQQKSVKTQRSSGWGSPHLSFSGGRALAFCSNLHQVGVMSTSSIQEPCQQGRIIQGMNSPVSYQHSLPQYTGENSIQRQEDRHCDAGNGCGLGDSPDAVRPCTQFNSNIPVKTTLREPHFSRVKENTTKENTSEVGVSFGMPLGILSKEEKMT, encoded by the coding sequence ATGACAAACTCAGGGAAAGTTCTCCATTTGTATGTTGAGGTGAGACCTGTACCTGATGAAGAGAGGGCAAAGTTGAAAGATATAAAAGGAGCACAGACCCTCATGGTACATAAACCAGACATCTTCCCTGAGTCTCAGCATGGAGCCCTTAATACTCCATGTAGCTTAGTACCTCCACCTGTGGATGAACGCAATGTGGGTAGCAACTCACAGGGCATTTTCACCAGTAAATCTCCATTCGACTTACACATTAATCCAGGTGGAGAAGGGCAGGCACCACTTCAAACTGGAGTAAGTTTGTCCCATGATGAGATGTATCAGTTACTCTCTGCCCTTCAACCAGAGCTTAAAAGAGGTACAGGTAATCTGAAACAAACTCGATCCACTGAGAATGAGCCGTTCTGTGGAAGGGAGTCAAGAATTTATGGACATTTTACTGCCCCTCCTACACCCAGTGGTGCTCGAAAGACCTATGGAGAATTGGACAAAGGAAAACTGTCAATTGCAACATTTAGTTATATTAAGAAAGCTAATATCAGGTATGTGGGTGGTCATCCTAGTATATTTTGCCAAAATAAACCAGAGAATCCATTCAGAAAATCTTTCAATGATCAAACCATCTCCTTTCACTGCCATGAAAATTTCAGTAACTCATTAGGGTTGAACGGGCAAGAAAGCTTTTGTAACTCCAACTCAAACAATATCTTAACAGGCTCTGTGATTAAACCAAAGGATAATATCAGTCTCCAGCGCATGAGAATTGCAAGAAACAGCACCCATCATGCTTTGAAAGAGTTTGGTTCCCCACAGCTCAGACCCCAATTAGTTACTGCCAACTATCCTGACAGATGTTATGGAACTCTTCATAGACTACAGCCCCGCTGCCACTCATGGTCTGGATCTCCTGTGGTTACGCGTGTTGCCAGAACTCTGCCTGCTTATACACATCCAGTTGATCTTTATCAACACAAGTCTCCACATGGTATTCCAAGGAGCCCAGCAGCTCACAAATTATCTAGTGATGCTGGACAGCACCACTTTATATCATGCTCTGCTAATGCTCAATTTCAAGCAATTCCAAATCCACAAGAATGGAAGAGTGATGAGACTTTGAAGCAAGAGTATAAGCATAGTTCAGTTTTGCCATCCAGCAGGCCCACAGCTATTCAGCATCAAATTCcctataaaaacattattcaaTCACCTCATAAGCAGACAGGAAGTCAAAAAACAAGTCCACAGCAAAACAACAAGATTAATTTTAGCCTAACTTCATTGTCAAATGGGCCAGCTCCTAGAGGCAACAAAGTGAGTGTTGAGACAAATATCTTGTCTGCATCAAGTGCAAGTGAATTGACCCCTAACTTTGTGGAAGAAGCCACAAATCTTATTATACATTTGGAAGACCGGAAACCatctttaaatactgtaaaatcgGAGAGTGCAAGGTCAGGACAACTCAATACAGAAGAGTTTTCCACAAGGACTTACCCAGAAAGCAATATTGTTCCTCAGGATGAACACTGGGccaacaaaacacaacagaaatCTGTTAAGACACAACGTTCTTCAGGTTGGGGGTCCCCACATTTGTCTTTCAGTGGGGGCAGAGCGCTTGCGTTTTGTTCTAATTTGCACCAAGTGGGTGTAATGTCTACATCTTCAATCCAAGAGCCATGTCAGCAGGGAAGAATAATTCAAGGGATGAACAGTCCTGTTTCATATCAACACTCACTGCCCCAATATACAGGGGAGAACAGTATACAGAGACAAGAAGACAGGCACTGTGATGCAGGGAATGGCTGTGGTCTTGGAGACAGTCCAGATGCAGTAAGACCTTGCACACAATTTAATAGTAATATACCAGTAAAAACAACCTTGAGAGAACCACATTTTTCAAGAGTCAAAGAGAACACCACTAAGGAGAACACATCTGAAGTTGGAGTGTCATTTGGAATGCCCTTAGGTATTTTGagcaaagaggaaaaaatgacTTAA
- the hnrnph3 gene encoding heterogeneous nuclear ribonucleoprotein H3 isoform X1 — protein sequence MSHNDEGYVVRIRGLPWSCTQEEVASFFSGKLETKECDIIGKVNGVCFTFSKEGRPSGEAFIELKTAEDFKKALSKDRKYMGHRYIEVFKSNRSEMDWVLKRCGPTDYDSSSGCMLRLRGLPFGCSKEEIVQFFSGLKIVPNGITLPMDYQGRSTGEAFVQFASKEIAEKALGKHKERIGHRYIEIFKSSRNEIRAYYEVPRRMMGQRPSPYDRPVMGRGGFFGPGPGRGGAVLDQMRSGSSYSGGYGGFDNYNGFNNYCFGNGMFEERARGDRGGRGMGGHGYGGSDSSSGFHSGHFVHMRGLPFRATESDIANFFAPLHPIRVHIDVGPNGKSTGEADVEFATHEDAVSAMSKDKNHMQHRYIELFLNSTSSGASEMSRGGGSYYGNSGSMGSRASGPRGMY from the exons ATGTCCCACAACGATGAGGGTTACGTGGTGCGCATCCGAGGCTTACCCTGGTCATGTACTCAAGAGGAAGTGGCCTCGTTTTTTTCTGGTAAACTCGAGACAAAAG AATGTGATATCATAGGGAAAGTGAACGGGGTGTGTTTTACCTTCTCGAAGGAGGGAAGGCCCAGCGGAGAGGCTTTCATCGAGCTAAAAACAGCTGAGGACTTTAAAAAAGCCCTCTCAAAAGACCGAAAATACATGGGCCATCGATATATTGAAG tgttcaagtcaaaccgcAGTGAGATGGACTGGGTGCTGAAGCGCTGCGGCCCGACAGATTATGACAGCAGCAGTGGCTGCATGCTGAGGCTTAGAGGACTGCCTTTCGGCTGCAGTAAAGAGGAGATAGTTCAGTTCTTCTCAG GGTTGAAAATCGTGCCAAATGGGATTACATTGCCGATGGACTACCAGGGGAGGAGCACAGGGGAAGCCTTCGTGCAGTTTGCCTCAAAGGAGATAGCAGAAAAAGCTCTGGGGAAACACAAGGAAAGAATAGGGCACAG GTACATAGAGATATTCAAAAGTAGCCGAAATGAAATCCGTGCATACTATGAGGTTCCTCGGAGGATGATGGGACAGAGGCCTAGTCCATATGACAGACCAGTGATGGGCCGTGGGGGCTTCTTTGGCCCTGGACCCGGAAGAGGAGGTGCTGTTCTGGACCAGATGCGCAGTGGAAGTAGTTACAGTGGTG GTTATGGGGGCTTTGACAATTACAATGGGTTTAACAACTACTGCTTTGGTAATGGAATGTTTGAAGAGCGGGCAAGAGGTGACCGTGGTGGAAGAGGAATGGGAGGTCATGGTTATGGTGGAAGTGACTCCAGCTCTGGCTTTCACAGTGGACATTTTGTGCACATGAGAGGCCTTCCATTCCGTGCAACAGAGTCAGATATTGCCAAT TTTTTTGCACCACTGCACCCAATCCGTGTGCACATCGACGTCGGACCCAACGGCAAATCCACGGGAGAGGCAGACGTAGAGTTCGCCACTCATGAAGATGCTGTTTCGGCCATGTCAAAGGACAAGAATCATATGC AACACCGTTACATTGAGCTTTTCTTAAATTCAACCTCCAGCGGAGCATCTGAAATGA GTCGTGGAGGTGGAAGTTACTATGGAAACTCTGGAAGCATGGGATCCAGAGCAAGCGGTCCAAGGGGCATGTACTGA
- the LOC124403023 gene encoding uncharacterized protein LOC124403023 isoform X2, with protein sequence MDILLPLLHPVVLERPMENWTKENCQLQHLVILRKLISGSVIKPKDNISLQRMRIARNSTHHALKEFGSPQLRPQLVTANYPDRCYGTLHRLQPRCHSWSGSPVVTRVARTLPAYTHPVDLYQHKSPHGIPRSPAAHKLSSDAGQHHFISCSANAQFQAIPNPQEWKSDETLKQEYKHSSVLPSSRPTAIQHQIPYKNIIQSPHKQTGSQKTSPQQNNKINFSLTSLSNGPAPRGNKVSVETNILSASSASELTPNFVEEATNLIIHLEDRKPSLNTVKSESARSGQLNTEEFSTRTYPESNIVPQDEHWANKTQQKSVKTQRSSGWGSPHLSFSGGRALAFCSNLHQVGVMSTSSIQEPCQQGRIIQGMNSPVSYQHSLPQYTGENSIQRQEDRHCDAGNGCGLGDSPDAVRPCTQFNSNIPVKTTLREPHFSRVKENTTKENTSEVGVSFGMPLGILSKEEKMT encoded by the exons ATGGACATTTTACTGCCCCTCCTACACCCAGTGGTGCTCGAAAGACCTATGGAGAATTGGACAAAGGAAAACTGTCAATTGCAACATTTAGTTATATTAAGAAAGCTAATATCAG GCTCTGTGATTAAACCAAAGGATAATATCAGTCTCCAGCGCATGAGAATTGCAAGAAACAGCACCCATCATGCTTTGAAAGAGTTTGGTTCCCCACAGCTCAGACCCCAATTAGTTACTGCCAACTATCCTGACAGATGTTATGGAACTCTTCATAGACTACAGCCCCGCTGCCACTCATGGTCTGGATCTCCTGTGGTTACGCGTGTTGCCAGAACTCTGCCTGCTTATACACATCCAGTTGATCTTTATCAACACAAGTCTCCACATGGTATTCCAAGGAGCCCAGCAGCTCACAAATTATCTAGTGATGCTGGACAGCACCACTTTATATCATGCTCTGCTAATGCTCAATTTCAAGCAATTCCAAATCCACAAGAATGGAAGAGTGATGAGACTTTGAAGCAAGAGTATAAGCATAGTTCAGTTTTGCCATCCAGCAGGCCCACAGCTATTCAGCATCAAATTCcctataaaaacattattcaaTCACCTCATAAGCAGACAGGAAGTCAAAAAACAAGTCCACAGCAAAACAACAAGATTAATTTTAGCCTAACTTCATTGTCAAATGGGCCAGCTCCTAGAGGCAACAAAGTGAGTGTTGAGACAAATATCTTGTCTGCATCAAGTGCAAGTGAATTGACCCCTAACTTTGTGGAAGAAGCCACAAATCTTATTATACATTTGGAAGACCGGAAACCatctttaaatactgtaaaatcgGAGAGTGCAAGGTCAGGACAACTCAATACAGAAGAGTTTTCCACAAGGACTTACCCAGAAAGCAATATTGTTCCTCAGGATGAACACTGGGccaacaaaacacaacagaaatCTGTTAAGACACAACGTTCTTCAGGTTGGGGGTCCCCACATTTGTCTTTCAGTGGGGGCAGAGCGCTTGCGTTTTGTTCTAATTTGCACCAAGTGGGTGTAATGTCTACATCTTCAATCCAAGAGCCATGTCAGCAGGGAAGAATAATTCAAGGGATGAACAGTCCTGTTTCATATCAACACTCACTGCCCCAATATACAGGGGAGAACAGTATACAGAGACAAGAAGACAGGCACTGTGATGCAGGGAATGGCTGTGGTCTTGGAGACAGTCCAGATGCAGTAAGACCTTGCACACAATTTAATAGTAATATACCAGTAAAAACAACCTTGAGAGAACCACATTTTTCAAGAGTCAAAGAGAACACCACTAAGGAGAACACATCTGAAGTTGGAGTGTCATTTGGAATGCCCTTAGGTATTTTGagcaaagaggaaaaaatgacTTAA
- the hnrnph3 gene encoding heterogeneous nuclear ribonucleoprotein H3 isoform X2: MSHNDEGYVVRIRGLPWSCTQEEVASFFSECDIIGKVNGVCFTFSKEGRPSGEAFIELKTAEDFKKALSKDRKYMGHRYIEVFKSNRSEMDWVLKRCGPTDYDSSSGCMLRLRGLPFGCSKEEIVQFFSGLKIVPNGITLPMDYQGRSTGEAFVQFASKEIAEKALGKHKERIGHRYIEIFKSSRNEIRAYYEVPRRMMGQRPSPYDRPVMGRGGFFGPGPGRGGAVLDQMRSGSSYSGGYGGFDNYNGFNNYCFGNGMFEERARGDRGGRGMGGHGYGGSDSSSGFHSGHFVHMRGLPFRATESDIANFFAPLHPIRVHIDVGPNGKSTGEADVEFATHEDAVSAMSKDKNHMQHRYIELFLNSTSSGASEMSRGGGSYYGNSGSMGSRASGPRGMY, encoded by the exons ATGTCCCACAACGATGAGGGTTACGTGGTGCGCATCCGAGGCTTACCCTGGTCATGTACTCAAGAGGAAGTGGCCTCGTTTTTTTCTG AATGTGATATCATAGGGAAAGTGAACGGGGTGTGTTTTACCTTCTCGAAGGAGGGAAGGCCCAGCGGAGAGGCTTTCATCGAGCTAAAAACAGCTGAGGACTTTAAAAAAGCCCTCTCAAAAGACCGAAAATACATGGGCCATCGATATATTGAAG tgttcaagtcaaaccgcAGTGAGATGGACTGGGTGCTGAAGCGCTGCGGCCCGACAGATTATGACAGCAGCAGTGGCTGCATGCTGAGGCTTAGAGGACTGCCTTTCGGCTGCAGTAAAGAGGAGATAGTTCAGTTCTTCTCAG GGTTGAAAATCGTGCCAAATGGGATTACATTGCCGATGGACTACCAGGGGAGGAGCACAGGGGAAGCCTTCGTGCAGTTTGCCTCAAAGGAGATAGCAGAAAAAGCTCTGGGGAAACACAAGGAAAGAATAGGGCACAG GTACATAGAGATATTCAAAAGTAGCCGAAATGAAATCCGTGCATACTATGAGGTTCCTCGGAGGATGATGGGACAGAGGCCTAGTCCATATGACAGACCAGTGATGGGCCGTGGGGGCTTCTTTGGCCCTGGACCCGGAAGAGGAGGTGCTGTTCTGGACCAGATGCGCAGTGGAAGTAGTTACAGTGGTG GTTATGGGGGCTTTGACAATTACAATGGGTTTAACAACTACTGCTTTGGTAATGGAATGTTTGAAGAGCGGGCAAGAGGTGACCGTGGTGGAAGAGGAATGGGAGGTCATGGTTATGGTGGAAGTGACTCCAGCTCTGGCTTTCACAGTGGACATTTTGTGCACATGAGAGGCCTTCCATTCCGTGCAACAGAGTCAGATATTGCCAAT TTTTTTGCACCACTGCACCCAATCCGTGTGCACATCGACGTCGGACCCAACGGCAAATCCACGGGAGAGGCAGACGTAGAGTTCGCCACTCATGAAGATGCTGTTTCGGCCATGTCAAAGGACAAGAATCATATGC AACACCGTTACATTGAGCTTTTCTTAAATTCAACCTCCAGCGGAGCATCTGAAATGA GTCGTGGAGGTGGAAGTTACTATGGAAACTCTGGAAGCATGGGATCCAGAGCAAGCGGTCCAAGGGGCATGTACTGA